ATTGCATTATTTAGGTTAACAACTTAACATATGCAAACAAAGACACAAGTTTAAAACACAACACGAAACATACCAAAGCTtgaccaaaacaacaaaaactagaAATATGAAATGAGAATGCAAAGACACAACAACAACTTTATTCCAAGACACATTAATTCATTAGGCATCGTCCTCACCACCAGACTTGCTGCTCTCTCCTTCATTGGTCTTCATGTACTCCTCATCTTCATTAGAAGGTTCCATGTTCAGGTTAAATCGAGATCCCATATGAGTCATCCCATCGCCATGTTTTTGGACTTCTGGATTATCCACGAACCACTTGTCCATTAAATAGACACCTCCCCTTCGCATCGGGCGGAAACAAGGTCCTGGTCCCCTTTCAGGTGCAACAGCAACACCCGTAGCCTTTGGGATGATCTCATCCCCAAGAAATGGCTCGTCGACACTTGTATACGGATGTTCCGCACCTAACTCTCTCGTCAAAACCGTGATCTTCTTACTTGCATATGACATTAACTTCTCAACCTCGGTTTGAGAAAGGTCAGCAAGCATTCTACCATTTTGGATTTGGAGCATGAGATGATCCATCTCCAACTCCTCGACCACCTTCCGAGAATGCTCTAGTTTCTTCTCGATCTTCTTGGTAATGGTCTTGATGTATGACTCTTGATCATCCGCGTTCATGTTCCTCTGGTTTTCCGGTAATGCGTAAAAACGCTCGATGAGAGATTCAGCCTCCTCCTGAGATGGCCACGCCACCAGCTTACCATCATCACGGTTGAAAAAGGTCAAGCAAGCCTTCGTATCAGACAAGATGGTTAGTTCTTCAGCCATTTTCATCAATCCTTTCATCCTCTTCTGGCAAGcaatgtttcttttctttcgaTCCTCGATCCAAGCAAGCTTCAGTTTTGGTCTTGCCATGGCCGCTTTTAgttatatcttttatttgtgATGTTGAAATGTAGACATGCACTTGTAATCTTATATAGAGATAGTTGAGAAGAAGAGACAAAGACTCAAAATGGACTACTTTGGGAATGTAGTCAATTACCATTAATTTTCAACAGATTTCATATAGCAGTAtggtaaataataatttgaCTATGATATACCATTATTTTTTAGTCTAGGGGCGGTATTATATTCCGGGGGGCTTAGgcggaaaaaaattatttgtaaaagGATAAAAAATCAAGAGcccaattataataaattaagaaaTCGGAGGTCcatttattatgattttttgttgaattgttttttttaaattgggttCGTAGGCGGTCCTTTCATCCCGCTCCCCTCAAAACTGCCCCTGACTAAACTATTTTGGTAGTGTATTAAATATATTGGTTGTTCTAATTATTAAGTTTAATGTTTATGTGTCATCAT
This genomic stretch from Brassica napus cultivar Da-Ae chromosome C9, Da-Ae, whole genome shotgun sequence harbors:
- the LOC125592787 gene encoding agamous-like MADS-box protein AGL80, giving the protein MARPKLKLAWIEDRKKRNIACQKRMKGLMKMAEELTILSDTKACLTFFNRDDGKLVAWPSQEEAESLIERFYALPENQRNMNADDQESYIKTITKKIEKKLEHSRKVVEELEMDHLMLQIQNGRMLADLSQTEVEKLMSYASKKITVLTRELGAEHPYTSVDEPFLGDEIIPKATGVAVAPERGPGPCFRPMRRGGVYLMDKWFVDNPEVQKHGDGMTHMGSRFNLNMEPSNEDEEYMKTNEGESSKSGGEDDA